Proteins found in one Nostoc commune NIES-4072 genomic segment:
- a CDS encoding pentapeptide repeat-containing protein, protein MVNEEHYARLNKDVQAWNEWRANNLNIIPDLIEANLSGANLSGAKLTKAKLTKANLTKANLRGVNLSDVDLTKANLTKANLSDVDLSDADLRWANLSDADLSDADLSRVNFRGANLSDVDLTKANLTKANLSDANLSRANLSRANLSRADFSNADLTGANLIGLDLTGSKLTGSKLTGANLSNADLTGANLIGIDLTGADLSGAFLVDANLGNANLSRANLSAAILNNVNISGANLNDIGVEEANKYGLEFSRTNLSEANLNNVFLVNANIKYANLSGLDLSGADLTGADLSYSDLRGTSLNGAGLIRTQALRTNFTAANFTGACLEDWNINSATKLNDIDCQYVYLKSDKQERRPHSGEFAPGEFSKLFQKALETVDLIFTDGIDWKAFLLSFQELQAEYGEEDLSVQAIEKKSGGA, encoded by the coding sequence ATGGTTAATGAGGAGCATTATGCTCGGCTGAATAAAGATGTGCAAGCTTGGAATGAGTGGAGAGCTAATAATCTAAATATAATTCCTGACCTCATTGAGGCTAACCTTAGCGGGGCTAACCTTAGCGGGGCTAAACTCACCAAAGCTAAACTCACCAAGGCTAACCTCACCAAGGCTAACCTTAGAGGGGTTAACCTTAGCGATGTAGACCTCACCAAGGCTAACCTCACCAAGGCTAACCTTAGCGATGTAGACCTTAGCGATGCAGACCTCAGATGGGCTAACCTTAGCGATGCAGACCTTAGCGATGCAGACCTCAGCAGAGTTAACTTCAGAGGGGCTAACCTTAGCGATGTAGACCTCACAAAGGCTAACCTCACCAAGGCTAACCTTAGCGATGCAAACCTCAGCAGGGCCAACCTCAGTAGGGCCAACCTCAGCAGGGCCGACTTCAGCAATGCAGACCTCACCGGGGCTAACCTCATCGGACTTGACCTCACTGGATCTAAACTCACTGGGTCTAAACTCACCGGGGCTAACCTAAGCAATGCAGACCTCACCGGGGCTAACCTCATCGGAATTGACCTCACCGGGGCTGACCTGAGTGGAGCTTTTCTCGTGGATGCCAACCTTGGTAATGCTAATCTCAGCAGAGCAAATCTAAGTGCAGCTATCCTAAATAATGTTAATATTAGTGGGGCTAATCTCAACGATATTGGTGTCGAAGAAGCTAACAAATATGGTTTAGAATTTAGTAGGACAAACCTCAGCGAGGCTAATCTTAATAATGTTTTTCTCGTGAATGCTAACATCAAGTATGCAAACCTCAGTGGTCTTGACCTCAGTGGGGCTGACCTTACAGGGGCTGACCTTAGTTATAGCGACCTTAGAGGAACTAGCCTAAATGGGGCTGGCTTAATTAGAACTCAAGCATTAAGAACAAATTTCACCGCAGCGAATTTTACAGGTGCTTGTTTAGAAGATTGGAATATTAATTCTGCTACAAAGCTGAATGACATTGATTGCCAGTATGTTTATTTGAAAAGTGACAAACAAGAGCGCCGTCCACATAGTGGAGAGTTTGCACCTGGGGAGTTTAGCAAGCTATTTCAGAAAGCTTTAGAAACAGTTGACTTAATTTTTACTGATGGCATTGACTGGAAAGCATTTCTCCTCTCCTTTCAAGAACTACAGGCTGAATATGGTGAAGAAGATTTATCAGTCCAAGCCATTGAAAAGAAAAGCGGTGGTGCATAA